A single region of the Candidatus Methylomirabilota bacterium genome encodes:
- a CDS encoding sodium/solute symporter (Members of the Solute:Sodium Symporter (SSS), TC 2.A.21 as described in tcdb.org, catalyze solute:Na+ symport. Known solutes for members of the family include sugars, amino acids, nucleosides, inositols, vitamins, urea or anions, depending on the system.): MAAPAGSALTWPDFAILAAALAFLVAIGGAFSREQRGTADFFLARRRIPWWAACLSFLATEISAVTIIAVPATAYSENWEYGQFFVGSSLAKLAVAYLFIPAFYRYDCTTIYEFLLYRFGQASQVTGSVFFFITRLLGSGVRLMAAALAVAVLVGWPLWATIALFTVVSITYIALGGVKAVVWTNVFQACTFLVGGALTVVFLASRIDGGLGAMLGTAAEAGRLSVINWGPAPGAPDFWRRVLTDPNIFWLAILNGFIGSMAAFGTDHDLMQRLLTVETRGESQRTLALTPIGTLVTLLLYLAIGAGLFTYYAQHPGVDLPRPDEIFPFFIRTAMPELLRGVMLTAIVLASIDSPLGSLSASFVTDIYRPLLAPGQSDRHYLWVSRLAVVAFGLMLAVLAWGFSFFDKILWLAFKIAGVTFGSLLGVFLLGLLTRLRANRANVAAMVIMGLVNLVLLVLSETGVIALAWSWLVILGTAGTMTLAPLLAPVLDRGRESPA, from the coding sequence ATGGCCGCGCCCGCGGGATCCGCGCTCACCTGGCCCGACTTCGCCATCCTGGCGGCGGCGCTGGCCTTCCTCGTCGCCATCGGCGGGGCCTTCAGCCGCGAGCAGCGGGGGACAGCGGACTTCTTCCTCGCGCGCCGCCGCATCCCCTGGTGGGCCGCGTGCCTCTCCTTCCTCGCCACCGAGATCAGCGCCGTCACCATCATCGCGGTGCCGGCCACCGCCTACAGCGAAAACTGGGAGTACGGGCAATTCTTCGTGGGCTCGAGCCTGGCCAAGCTCGCCGTCGCCTACCTCTTCATCCCGGCCTTCTACCGCTACGACTGCACGACCATCTACGAGTTCCTGCTCTACCGCTTCGGCCAGGCCAGCCAGGTGACGGGCTCGGTCTTCTTCTTCATCACGCGTCTCCTGGGGTCGGGGGTGCGGCTCATGGCCGCCGCCCTGGCCGTCGCGGTGCTCGTGGGCTGGCCGCTTTGGGCGACGATCGCGCTCTTCACGGTGGTGTCCATCACCTACATCGCGCTGGGCGGCGTGAAGGCCGTGGTCTGGACCAATGTTTTCCAGGCCTGCACCTTCCTCGTGGGCGGCGCCTTGACCGTGGTCTTCCTCGCCTCGCGTATCGACGGCGGGCTGGGCGCCATGCTCGGGACGGCGGCGGAGGCGGGACGGTTGAGCGTGATCAACTGGGGCCCCGCGCCGGGCGCCCCCGATTTCTGGCGTCGAGTGCTGACGGACCCAAACATCTTCTGGCTGGCGATCCTCAACGGCTTCATCGGGTCCATGGCCGCCTTCGGCACGGACCACGACCTCATGCAGCGCCTATTGACCGTCGAGACGCGGGGCGAGAGCCAGCGGACGTTGGCGCTCACGCCGATCGGCACGCTCGTGACGCTGCTGCTCTACCTGGCCATCGGCGCGGGCCTCTTCACGTACTACGCTCAGCATCCGGGGGTTGACTTGCCGCGGCCGGACGAGATCTTCCCGTTCTTCATCCGCACGGCGATGCCCGAGCTCCTGCGCGGCGTCATGCTCACGGCCATCGTGCTGGCCTCGATCGACTCGCCGCTCGGGTCGCTCTCGGCCTCCTTCGTCACAGACATCTACCGGCCGCTGCTGGCGCCTGGGCAGTCCGACCGCCACTATCTCTGGGTCTCGCGCCTCGCAGTCGTCGCCTTCGGGTTGATGCTGGCGGTGCTTGCCTGGGGCTTCTCCTTCTTCGACAAGATTCTCTGGCTCGCCTTCAAGATCGCCGGCGTCACCTTCGGCTCCCTCCTCGGCGTCTTCCTGCTCGGCCTTCTGACCCGCCTGCGCGCCAACCGGGCCAACGTCGCCGCCATGGTCATCATGGGCCTGGTCAATCTCGTGCTGCTGGTGCTCTCGGAGACGGGCGTGATCGCGCTCGCCTGGTCCTGGCTCGTCATCCTGGGCACGGCCGGCACCATGACGTTGGCGCCGCTACTGGCGCCGGTGCTCGACCGCGGGAGGGAATCTCCCGCCTGA